From Aegilops tauschii subsp. strangulata cultivar AL8/78 chromosome 5, Aet v6.0, whole genome shotgun sequence:
CTCCTCCTCCTATATAGTCTCGGCATCGTCTTTCATGTCGTCTACGACGGCTCCTACCGCCGAGTCGACGACAGCTGCGTCCCTAGCATCGGCCCAACCCCAGCAAGATCATCGAGAACATCCAGATCGTCAGCACGTGCTGGCCGTCGTGGACGAACTGCGTCCACGTTACAACGCCGACAACTTCCATCTTCATCGAGCGATCCAGTATGTTGGCAACCGTACCGCATCCATTATGCTGCTTTTCTTTGTGCGTGTGTTAGATTCGATAGGACTAAGATTAATTAGCGCATAATCTTCGCATTACATCTGTTGGAGTAGATGTTTTTTTGTTTGTGCGTGTATTATATTAGATAGGCCTATGACACTAGATTTGTTTGTGCGTGTATTAGTTTAGATAGCCCTACGATTGCGAATTAGTTTCTGCATGTTGTTTGTTGTCTTTCACTTGTAGGTTGGATTGATGAATAAACAACAATTTTTAATCAGTGTTAGTTATAGCATAGTCACTTTAAGTTATAGCAATGCCCTAAGACATGCATGCTGCAACTATGAGACGCCGACTAATATTGTATGTGTTGCACGTTTGTTTGATGCATGTTCCAGTATGCATAATttcgttttttttcttttcgatTTACTGTTAATTAGGCACTGTCACCGATTCTTATATCTATTTGTAAAGTACCATATGGAAATAAATGATTAGATAAATTATGTTACTTTTTATTATGAAACTAATTGGTTAAATAAGTACTTGTTAAACTGTCATTTTATGTGTTGCACGTGCCTCTGCTGAATGTTTCAGTATGAATAAATAATGTTGTATAGTTTTCTATCTACTGTGGGATAGTGTATTCCATTATTATGTTTTATGCAACAATATGTTAGGAAAAAAGTTGATTACATAATTGATGGTACTATAACCAAGTATATTTTTTTAACAGGATGGATGAACTCAACGGAGAAATTATTTGCGCCGTTGAGAAATGGTGCAAACTTATTGCCGGTCTATCTTCTGGTCAACGGGCCGCACTTGCCGAAACACCACTCCGTAGCATGCTTCAGATACCTTCGCTGAAGATGTGTACACTGTTGATCCGGTACATGGTTGAGATTTTTGATCCTAGCAAGGGCAGATTCATTGTACAAGACTTGGTTGGCGAAGTGTCTCTCGGTGCCGTGGATGTTGAGTGCATCTTGGCCTTCGAGAACCACGGACTGTCGGCAGTAGGTATTCTCGGTGAGGAAGGTGAGGATGTTAAAGATCGAGTGCCGCCTCAATTCCTGAGCAAGACCATAGGTAACATAGTCATCGATGTTCTGATTGTGGACATCACAAAAAATAAATCTGCCGACGACGATTTCCTTCGGAGAGTTGTCCTCGTGTTGCTTGGAACAGTTCTTGCTCCCATGTCGAGCAAGACTGTACCAAAGCAATATTACGCATTGGTGGACGATGTGAAGCGTATATCCAAGATTAATTGGAATGCATTCACCCTCCGGGTTCTGCTGGACTGCCTTCGCAACGTGAGGAAAGGCAAACACCTCCGCCAATGGTCGAGAGGGAACTTAGCTCTCCTGCAGGTACACCTTTCAGACTTGTACCATTGCAGAAAAAATATGATTGCTAATTTACATGCTGTATAGTATTAATTGTAATTTTTCATATTCATGCAGTACCTGTACTGGGAGAAGGTTCAGCCTCTGGAAGGTGAATGCGCATTCAATCCTAGCTTGTCCATGGAACCTCTAATGAGGAATTGGACTGAAGCTGCAGCCTCAAGGAGAGACAAGTTTGATTATGACCACGGCCGTGGCCGTGGTAACATCAAGGTAATTCATTACGTTGGGTACTTCTTAAATCTTTTATATAACATAATTAGTTGTATTAATATTTTTATTGATCACATATACTTGTCTTTCACATGCAGATTGAAGACAACATAACCAAAGAGTACAGGGCGCAGGAGCGCAAAGTACCCGAACCAGAAAAGCCAAAAAATAAGCCCGCCGTTGGTACGGCAAAGAAGTCCAAGTTAGCCTCAAACGCGGACGAGATGATGAACCTCATCATGAAGCGGTGTATGGATTACATACGCAGCCAAATGAAGGAAATACCGGAACAAGTAGCCGAGGTGACACACCCTTAATTCTATGTTTACAACATTTTTGAAGTTGCAAAACCGTGCCGacattaattaatattttttatGTAATGCAGAGATTGTTAGAGAAGTTGAACCAAAATGGTGTGAGGTACAAGCCAGCGGCTGCTGCGGCTTCCGGCAACAACGACGCCGACCTAGAAGTGGATTCCTTTGAGAATGGTCCGCCAGAAAAAAAAAGAATTCGTGTACAAGGATGACTCTGACGGTCTAGAGCCGGTGATTGATTTGACACAGCCTGACGAGCCTGTTGTAAACCAGAACAACGATGATGAGGAAGTATGTTTTCATTTATTTGTCTTCATTTATCTCAATTATGCATCTTCATTTTCGTTAACTGAACCTATCACATTATTTCTTTGTTAACTAGAAAACACCTGCCAAGTTAAATGTTGACAAGACAACGAAGCCTACTGATGAGTGCGGCGCAACACCGGAGAACCCTTGGAATGTAGGTAATTCTCCTCGAGCAGAATCGTCCGACATTGACATTTCTGCAAGTTCTATCGACAGGATGGTGGGTAAGAGCAAGGGGAAAAAGTCTGCAGCAACCGCAAAAGAAGACGATGTTATATCCGGGAAGCGCCGACGGACTGTTCCcaagaaatttgaatcccccTTTAAACTTGACAAGCCCGGCAAGCGAAGCGCTCGCGGTACTAAGCCATCCGGCAACACTACCGCAACTAGAGGTACCGTTAGTAGCTATCTTAGTGCTTCATTTACTACCATTGCATGTACTCACCGTTCGTGACGTTCGTAATTTATCATGCAGCTCTGTTTAGTGACAATGACATGGAAGGCTCTGTTAAGGACGATTTGACACCGGAACTCATCGATGCTGCTGTTGCGTTTGTGGAGGCAGCTGCTCGGTCTGAGAAGAATATGACAAAAAGAGTTTACTACAATGAACGTGGCACCTCTGTGACTGTGGAGAGTATACAACCGGTACTTGAGCATACATGGCTGGCGGATGGCGTAAGATCCATTACCATGTCCTGCTATTTAAGTGCAAAATCTAGGTGTCACCTATGAAAATAAAATGTTCTATTATTTTACGCAGATTATCGATGCTTATTAGACACATTTGGCTTTGCGCGTTGGTCATGATCGGCACCTCTGTCCAGCCTGGAGGTCCAAATACCTTGTTGATCGTGCTAAGGCACGAGACAACCCTAAACCGTCGAAATACAACATGGATAGTGCGCTGAGCAGAGCTGGAGCAGTATGTAGGGTTCTGGACGAGTATACCGTCCGTGATAAGGTATGATATGTTCTTACTAGTTCATTAACACTCATTTCAACAAGAATAATTGCATCTGATTACAAATATGTTCCACATTTTAGTCGTTTATCCCGTTGAACGTCGGCAATACACACTGGATCACCGTGGTGATGCACAACCTCAAGAAAGAATTCCGAGTTTTTGATTCGCTCTATCCTCTCGAGTTCTCTCTCGACACTGTCAAAGCACTGGTACTCTCCCCAACATTGAGCATT
This genomic window contains:
- the LOC120964923 gene encoding uncharacterized protein codes for the protein MVEIFDPSKGRFIVQDLVGEVSLGAVDVECILAFENHGLSAVGILGEEGEDVKDRVPPQFLSKTIGNIVIDVLIVDITKNKSADDDFLRRVVLVLLGTVLAPMSSKTVPKQYYALVDDVKRISKINWNAFTLRVLLDCLRNVRKGKHLRQWSRGNLALLQYLYWEKVQPLEGECAFNPSLSMEPLMRNWTEAAASRRDKFDYDHGRGRGNIKIEDNITKEYRAQERKVPEPEKPKNKPAVGTAKKSKLASNADEMMNLIMKRCMDYIRSQMKEIPEQVAERLLEKLNQNGVRYKPAAAAASGNNDADLEVDSFENEPVIDLTQPDEPVVNQNNDDEEKTPAKLNVDKTTKPTDECGATPENPWNVGNSPRAESSDIDISASSIDRMVGKSKGKKSAATAKEDDVISGKRRRTVPKKFESPFKLDKPGKRSARALFSDNDMEGSVKDDLTPELIDAAVAFVEAAARSEKNMTKRVYYNERGTSVTVESIQPTHLALRVGHDRHLCPAWRSKYLVDRAKARDNPKPSKYNMDSALSRAGAVCRVLDEYTVRDKSFIPLNVGNTHWITVVMHNLKKEFRVFDSLYPLEFSLDTVKALRLAIAIDMAEANLITPGKYPDVTKWPIIPQIDMPLQEDGNSCGLFVIEVMERWDGDRWTADFTQGTVNARRRRLVAELVLSPTNTLECVKNKIRDIAKKSKA